Below is a window of Megalopta genalis isolate 19385.01 chromosome 7, iyMegGena1_principal, whole genome shotgun sequence DNA.
aatataattaatataaaaaataaataataaaaaataaataccttttctctatatttgatagaaaaattttcagtaaaaaatttctctccgtctgaaaaacagtccgaacttggcagtgtgtaaactggaactaaatagttttggtcccctaagggttaaaaAAATGGACATGCGCCGCACACCTCGCATGTAGCATCATTTTGACTAAGTAGACTTAGAGCGTTAGTGTTTAATATAACAAGTACAGTAAAATGATACAACGAATGATATTGTGGTAGGTTCCTGCGAGTTTCCGGCGAGTTGGGCCGGCGAATGGTACGAGCACAGCAAAGTGGTATCGGTTACCGTGAACGCCACTTCTCTGGGTGAAAAAACGTGCGTGGAACGATCTGCTGATTCATACATCATTTAGTAAGTAGCGCTTACGCAAACGCAAGGAACTTCGGCGCAAAACAAGAGGATGCATTAATGATTCTTGATTCTAGCGGGGACAATTGCTACCACTGCCTAATCGTCAACGACAGACACGAGAATGTGATACAGTTTCGCGAGGGTAAGAAACGATTCGGATGTCTTCATAGAGAAGTCTCGTTTGAGATCTACGACTAATCGATCGTTTCCCTGCCGTAGGATACTGCCACCCGGCGCAAATACCATTGGAAGATATGTGCTCGACCATCAAATCGGACGATACGCTTTTCTCGATGTTCCGCGTGAATTCCAAGCCGATACCGTGCCCCTTCAGCGGGTCGTCGTTCACGTTCTCGTACGATAAGGGCTACGGCGAGTGCTTGTCCCCTGTCAGCCTTGGGGAGAAGTGCACCGACGAGAGTAAATTGCTCCTCAAGTACCAAGCTTGCCCGGACATTACCAGGAGCGAAAGCAACAGTCGGTATCTGCGAATTTTGATCAGAATTTGCTTCGATGAGCATGTCGTTGTAACTTATTTCACGTTTCAGCGGAAGAATTGCAATGCCTGGCGGTGTGGAACGATGGTCGCAACAAGTACCTAGTTGGAACTTTGAAGGGAAGAAGCGTGTCCGGGGCTGAGAAAACCTACAGGTATCTTTCGCGTTCAAACGTACGTGATTGGCACTCGAGTGTTACGGTTCCTCAGTTTTTAATCTATTCATGGTTCGCGTAGATGCTTCTTGTACGAGGAGAAAACGCATCATCAGGGGAAGGTGATCTATCTACTGGCTCAATCCGGCGAGCCTACCTGCAACGGCCTAACCACCGTTTCCGAGGGATCGCCTACGATCAAACTGACAAAAAGTAGGAAGCTTGCCTCGTTTCGCGTGTCGTGTTATAGGTATTTTCCATCTTCATCCTTTTCGTTCGTTGTTCCCACAGTCGACAAGGAGCACAATAAATGTAAATACCCCTCGTGGATCACCGAGCATCACGACTGGCATTCGTTGGATGGCACCAAGTTCTATCACTTCACGAACAAGAACGCGACTCTGAAGGTGCGAGTACAAAACACGGAGGGGGACACGTCCCACGACGAGAAGATCGTCTGCCAAAATCTAGAGAAATTCCACTCCGGCGACAGCGCGCAAGGGCACAAAGTACAATTAATTGCTCACGTAACCAGCGGCTGGTAAGTAAACGCGTGGTTATATCGTGTACCAGCGTCTTTCGACCAGAACCTAATGACTGGATTATGGTTGCAGCGATATCGGTTACGTTTGCATGATATTCCACAAACGGGATCAACACATTATAGAGTTACAACAGTCGGGTGAGTACTTTTCGAGCGTCTGTGCGACTTTGCGTAACTGTGATTCGTTACCGATCGACAAATCTCTTGCAGATCAAAAGGCCATAATGCCGGACGAGGCGTGCTCACTCTCGAATACATCCACCATGCCGTACACCACGCTCATCAGTGAGTAATACAGTAGTTCAACATCGTGGAAAACTTTAACGGTAGCAAAGGTAACCGATCGCTCGTTGACGCAGGCTCGTCCCTGCGCCAGAGGAAGTGTCCGAACCATGGGAGATACACCATGCTAGGATTCGCTCCGTTCCATTTGGCCGGCACGTCGACCCGCCGACAGCGTCGCAGCGAGAAACGTACGTCCAGAATCGTCAAAAGAAGAACATGGAACGAGGACCTGCAACAGGTGAAGACGCACGATCAACTGCAACGGCAGCATCAGCAACAGCAGGCACACCATCAtcaccatcatcatcatcagCACGGaggggaacaacaacaacagcaggaaGAATACGGAGACGAGTGCAGCACCACCGATGTCGAGATAGGATGCACCTCGTCGGATCAGAGCGAGATCGTTACCAGAAAATCGTGTGGAAGCGAAGAAACGAGTAAGTTTTGCTCGAATACGATTCGCCGATTTGTGTAAAAGAAGAAGCGTTTATAATTTCGTCGATTCTTGCAGCGTACTATTGCCATGGAAGCTGGGAAGAGAAGGATGCCTGGTACACGATAGTGTCACGGAAAACCAGCCAGACCTCTCCCGGATTCGGGCAGACGTACTGTTTGTCCATGCGATTGAAAGGCAACGCGGGAAAATCGACGGGGACAAGTAATAAAGCTAAACTGCCCGATCAAGAGTTCTGGGTTACAAGATTGGACCGCGTTTGCCACAGGGAACCAGCGGACGACGCGTGGACCTACTCCCTCATGAATCAaggtgcgtcgacgatgaagtcGCATGGTCTGCATTTTCAAATCATTGTTTTATCCTATCGACTTATTATATCGTCGCCCGTTTCCTTTGTTGCAGGCGTTTGCGAGGACGCAACGAAGGCAGCTTCCAGTTTAGCGCCGTTCCTTCCTCTATCGAAAgtcttatttattataattgctGGGAATTGCGCGGCCTACAGGTATTTGTTGAGATGATATGCGTGTTCCAAGTGAGACAAAAGCGATGCTCGAGGTGGTTCCGTTCCTCCGAACTGTTGCGCGAAACGAGCAAAGAAAAAGGCCGGCAAACCTCTTCGAGCTTTCGTGTTCCTCTTTTCGAAGAGGTCGAGACCGAGATCGGGCGAACGGATCGAGTCGAGCGACGCGATTCGTTGAACAGAGCCGCGACGTTCGATTGCGCGGTTGGCGGAGGAGCACGCGTTCCATCGTTTCTCATCTTTTCCTTCTTCCTTTTATTTACAACTGGTTTCAACGGCAGCTCATAGGTAATTATCGTTTATTTCCATCCATCTTTGCTTCGCTTCCGTTCCGCGCTGGCCTAGCCCCTCGGCTTTTCTATTCGCTTGTTCGGAGACTCCTTCACGCGGGACCGTGTGAAACCGTTATTAGTCTTTCTTCGATTGATCGGACGTATTATTTCGTCACGGTCCTGCCGCAGCATACTTTAAGGACGTACTTAGATTTTACACGCGAGGACCGTCCGTTTCGACAGAGAATTTTTTGAACGACGTTTATATGTATAGCCCGTGCATTTATAAGTTTTCTATATTTGTATCGTTTTCGAAAGCGTGTCGAGAACAGAGCGTTCTCTGTCGCGCCCAGAGGAACCGCAGACGTTAAATGTAAGAGCGGAAAATGCGAGCAACGAGGCACTAATTTTTCGTGAGAGATAACTTGCGAGTTtctaaagagaaagaaagagagagagagagagagagagagagagagagagagatagagagaacgtGTGAGAATCAGCATACCACCGAGCACCCGCGGCTTCTATAGACACAAGCAGGGCGCAACGAGTCAAGACCAGCTTGATCGATCGCGGGCAAGATTCTACGACTAAGAGGTGTTCGATTCGACTAACGCGTAACAATTACAATAAGAGAAATCCTTCTTTTTACTTTTTAATCGACTACACGTTGTACATAATAATTTAAGCACTGTATAAAGACTGTTTTTAAAGAGTATAAGATTTTCCACAAATCGCGACGGATCGTCATCGAAGCGCGCGCCACCAGATTTCACGCGCAATCGTTCGAACGGACCGACGGAAAATGGGGGGAAAAAAATGAAGATTACGCTCGgcgtaataataaaaaataagatTATCGCGTGGATGGCCTTTGCGCGCGTGGATGAGAAACTAGACCAATTCTAGCCCAGAGACACCGAGTACATCGAGTCGTTGACGGACAGCGATGCGATTCGTTTGAAACGTTCAACGGCAGAGAAACTATCCTCGAATCGCACTTGCCTGTTTCTTTGTTTGCAAGGCGCCCGGCCTGGCGAATCGTGTTTCGCGATCCTGTGGAGAAACGTGGCGTGTGTCCAGTAAAAAACACACCCTCGTCGCGCTCGCAGCAAACTTTAGTTTTGTAGCGACGAAATTCGTCGAGAGAGGCGAGCACGCGAATAAGCTGACGCGCGTCGGTCTAATGTTCATAGGATAATGGAACTTTTTAAGGACggagataaatttttatttttatacgcATAAACGCCATCGTTCCTGGTTCAATTTCCCGTTCGTTCAGACATTCTCAGACTTTGCTTCTCCACCCCCGAGGAGAACAACCACCCACCCACCCCCTCGCCGCACTCGGCCGATCATTCTTTCCTCCCCACTGTAACACGCTCTCCCTCCCCTGCCTGTTTTATACACTACACTTTGTTCCCGATACATGTTCGGATACATTTTGATAAGACTACCGTGCGCCGCGTCCACTAGGAATTTTTCAGTCGATGAAtagtttaaagaaaaaaaagaaaaaaaaggaaaaaagaagaaagaaaaacgaGAGCAGGTTTCTATGCGTCTCCGCGTCTTTGCGTGCCAGTTAAAAGGTACTTTGTAACACGCGATTCTCGCGATCGGAACGCTTCTTCTACATCTTCATCTTGTTTCATTTGCCAACGAAACACGACTGCCCGCGTTTCACGCGAACTAATCTTAAGGATAA
It encodes the following:
- the LOC117218551 gene encoding uncharacterized protein LOC117218551 isoform X1; protein product: MMLDPSFSHREGNLGPVTMLILLILSLTDVPSVKGSCEFPASWAGEWYEHSKVVSVTVNATSLGEKTCVERSADSYIIYGDNCYHCLIVNDRHENVIQFREGYCHPAQIPLEDMCSTIKSDDTLFSMFRVNSKPIPCPFSGSSFTFSYDKGYGECLSPVSLGEKCTDESKLLLKYQACPDITRSESNTEELQCLAVWNDGRNKYLVGTLKGRSVSGAEKTYRCFLYEEKTHHQGKVIYLLAQSGEPTCNGLTTVSEGSPTIKLTKIDKEHNKCKYPSWITEHHDWHSLDGTKFYHFTNKNATLKVRVQNTEGDTSHDEKIVCQNLEKFHSGDSAQGHKVQLIAHVTSGCDIGYVCMIFHKRDQHIIELQQSDQKAIMPDEACSLSNTSTMPYTTLISSSLRQRKCPNHGRYTMLGFAPFHLAGTSTRRQRRSEKRTSRIVKRRTWNEDLQQVKTHDQLQRQHQQQQAHHHHHHHHQHGGEQQQQQEEYGDECSTTDVEIGCTSSDQSEIVTRKSCGSEETTYYCHGSWEEKDAWYTIVSRKTSQTSPGFGQTYCLSMRLKGNAGKSTGTSNKAKLPDQEFWVTRLDRVCHREPADDAWTYSLMNQGVCEDATKAASSLAPFLPLSKVLFIIIAGNCAAYRYLLR
- the LOC117218551 gene encoding uncharacterized protein LOC117218551 isoform X2 yields the protein MLDPSFSHREGNLGPVTMLILLILSLTDVPSVKGSCEFPASWAGEWYEHSKVVSVTVNATSLGEKTCVERSADSYIIYGDNCYHCLIVNDRHENVIQFREGYCHPAQIPLEDMCSTIKSDDTLFSMFRVNSKPIPCPFSGSSFTFSYDKGYGECLSPVSLGEKCTDESKLLLKYQACPDITRSESNTEELQCLAVWNDGRNKYLVGTLKGRSVSGAEKTYRCFLYEEKTHHQGKVIYLLAQSGEPTCNGLTTVSEGSPTIKLTKIDKEHNKCKYPSWITEHHDWHSLDGTKFYHFTNKNATLKVRVQNTEGDTSHDEKIVCQNLEKFHSGDSAQGHKVQLIAHVTSGCDIGYVCMIFHKRDQHIIELQQSDQKAIMPDEACSLSNTSTMPYTTLISSSLRQRKCPNHGRYTMLGFAPFHLAGTSTRRQRRSEKRTSRIVKRRTWNEDLQQVKTHDQLQRQHQQQQAHHHHHHHHQHGGEQQQQQEEYGDECSTTDVEIGCTSSDQSEIVTRKSCGSEETTYYCHGSWEEKDAWYTIVSRKTSQTSPGFGQTYCLSMRLKGNAGKSTGTSNKAKLPDQEFWVTRLDRVCHREPADDAWTYSLMNQGVCEDATKAASSLAPFLPLSKVLFIIIAGNCAAYRYLLR